The following are from one region of the Petrotoga mobilis SJ95 genome:
- a CDS encoding glycosyltransferase family 4 protein — protein sequence MNIGFVSTWFERGAAYVTKTYINFLKEKHNIYVYARGGEAYAKNDPNWDLPYVTWGKRVGMGMEISLSDISKWIEKNSLDIIFFNEQRDFTPVYKIKKKYPHLILGSYIDYYKLDTIENFKVFDFLICNTKRHYEVFSWHPQCFYVPWGTDIILFNSSKKVKNERITFFHSQGMSNRKGTEVLINAFIENNLYQSSKLLIHTQNNLNSITGIKYKNLERFNIQIINKTVTAPGLYYLGDVYVYPTKLEGIGLTIMEALASGLPVITTNSPPMNEFVNDMNGKLIKVKKLIARADGYYWPLSIVDETDLAEKMKYYIENKKDLDYFSKKARESAENNLNVYKNFSKLNDIFEQVKLLNILTKKEIENKIKTNENKELKKAVYYVFKEIAPDFLKNMVIEYYITHKNKI from the coding sequence ATGAATATTGGATTTGTTTCGACCTGGTTTGAAAGAGGAGCGGCTTATGTAACTAAAACATATATTAATTTTTTGAAAGAAAAGCATAATATATACGTATATGCAAGAGGAGGTGAAGCCTACGCTAAAAACGACCCAAATTGGGATTTGCCTTACGTCACATGGGGTAAAAGAGTTGGCATGGGGATGGAAATATCATTATCAGATATTTCAAAATGGATAGAAAAAAATTCGCTAGATATAATTTTTTTTAATGAGCAGCGAGATTTTACCCCTGTATATAAGATTAAAAAGAAATATCCTCATTTGATATTAGGTTCTTACATAGACTATTATAAATTAGATACAATTGAAAATTTCAAAGTATTCGACTTTTTAATATGTAATACAAAGAGGCATTATGAAGTTTTTTCATGGCATCCTCAATGTTTTTATGTGCCGTGGGGAACTGATATAATTTTATTTAATAGTTCAAAAAAAGTTAAAAATGAACGAATCACATTCTTCCATTCTCAAGGGATGTCAAATAGAAAAGGAACAGAAGTTTTAATTAATGCCTTTATTGAAAATAATTTATATCAAAGTTCGAAGTTATTGATACATACTCAAAACAATTTAAATAGCATTACAGGAATAAAGTATAAGAATTTAGAAAGATTCAATATTCAAATAATTAACAAAACAGTTACCGCTCCTGGACTCTATTATTTAGGTGATGTTTATGTTTATCCCACTAAGTTAGAAGGAATAGGATTAACTATTATGGAAGCTTTAGCTTCTGGTTTGCCTGTTATTACAACTAATTCGCCACCAATGAATGAATTTGTAAATGATATGAACGGAAAGTTAATAAAAGTTAAGAAACTTATTGCTAGAGCAGATGGTTATTATTGGCCGTTGTCTATAGTCGATGAAACTGATTTAGCGGAAAAAATGAAATATTATATAGAAAATAAAAAAGATTTAGATTATTTTTCTAAAAAAGCTCGAGAAAGCGCAGAAAATAACTTAAACGTATATAAAAACTTTTCGAAATTGAACGATATTTTTGAACAAGTCAAGCTTTTGAATATATTAACGAAAAAAGAAATAGAAAATAAAATAAAAACTAATGAAAATAAGGAATTAAAAAAAGCTGTATATTACGTTTTTAAAGAAATAGCTCCTGACTTTCTCAAAAATATGGTTATAGAGTATTATATAACACATAAAAATAAAATATGA
- a CDS encoding winged helix-turn-helix transcriptional regulator: MLNIIQDNEILILEELEKNSNITQRDLSEKTGLSLGMVNILLKKFIKKGFVKLERLNSKSFRYILTPEGFKEKSKKTIEYMKIYYRRTLLIKQNIERIIQRYGRNRTYVLFGKDKEMKEIIEGILKELRVKYKTENEVEKIESTNVVLYWNVEDREKLEGLKCGFLMDRI; this comes from the coding sequence GTGTTGAATATCATACAAGATAATGAAATACTCATTTTAGAAGAATTGGAAAAGAACTCTAATATAACTCAAAGAGACCTTTCAGAAAAAACAGGGTTATCCTTGGGAATGGTGAACATACTCTTAAAAAAGTTCATTAAAAAAGGATTTGTCAAATTAGAAAGGTTGAACAGCAAGAGTTTCAGGTACATATTAACCCCAGAAGGGTTCAAAGAAAAGAGTAAAAAAACAATAGAGTATATGAAAATATACTACAGAAGAACATTGCTGATAAAACAAAACATAGAAAGAATAATACAAAGATATGGAAGAAATAGAACTTACGTTCTATTTGGGAAAGATAAAGAGATGAAGGAAATAATTGAAGGGATATTGAAAGAGTTGAGAGTTAAATACAAAACAGAAAACGAAGTTGAAAAAATAGAAAGTACTAACGTTGTACTATACTGGAATGTTGAGGATAGAGAGAAGCTCGAAGGGTTAAAGTGTGGGTTTTTGATGGATCGTATTTAA
- a CDS encoding ISL3 family transposase, with amino-acid sequence MSNKIIAQILGIDKGFKLKERKDLRKDGEIYFEVRYSKKVGIPECPYKCKGCKDKREYIVRNGKAKERIIKAGKVGTQRIYLIHRPQRYMCKKTGKSFRNEKISYRWQRITRAETENLVKNLRKMSISAIAKEHGVSVRTVSNLLDSIEVKVDWTKFQDMKDIKLGIDEHSFRGFKMVTTIVELNTSNTIAILKSDKKEELKGFLNKIPYKIKQKITEAAIDMRTSFKNAVKEELLGVKVVADHFHVVKDAQKKLRESIKIEEEVTNNNKKIPVKLFFLNGKKLLKEKKKVKKLYKTLKEHPYLKEYYRYLLMLKWMYKAETYEEGKRRLHILIGKMEESEDPQVWRWAKTYIRWEKEILQYFVNRTTTVKVEGRHTHIKLIKRISFGFKEVLRYTKKVLLGVMPERFIKLPNFITEGTTYCKQLSFLS; translated from the coding sequence ATGAGCAACAAAATTATAGCACAAATACTGGGTATTGACAAAGGTTTTAAGTTAAAAGAGAGAAAAGATTTGAGAAAAGATGGAGAGATTTATTTTGAAGTGAGATATTCGAAAAAGGTAGGGATACCAGAATGTCCGTATAAATGTAAAGGATGTAAAGACAAGCGAGAATACATAGTACGTAACGGTAAAGCAAAAGAAAGGATTATCAAAGCCGGAAAAGTTGGGACACAAAGAATATATCTGATACATAGACCACAAAGATACATGTGTAAAAAAACAGGGAAAAGCTTCAGAAATGAGAAGATAAGTTATAGATGGCAAAGAATAACAAGAGCAGAGACAGAAAACCTTGTAAAGAATTTGCGTAAGATGAGCATATCGGCAATCGCGAAAGAGCACGGTGTAAGTGTGAGAACTGTGAGTAATTTATTAGATTCGATTGAAGTAAAGGTAGATTGGACGAAATTTCAAGATATGAAAGATATAAAGTTAGGGATAGATGAACACTCATTTAGAGGGTTTAAGATGGTGACGACGATAGTAGAATTGAACACATCAAACACGATAGCGATATTAAAATCAGACAAAAAAGAAGAGTTGAAAGGATTTTTAAATAAAATACCGTATAAAATAAAACAAAAGATAACAGAAGCGGCTATCGATATGAGAACCTCTTTTAAGAATGCAGTCAAAGAAGAATTACTTGGAGTGAAAGTAGTAGCGGACCATTTTCATGTAGTAAAAGACGCACAGAAAAAGCTAAGAGAAAGTATAAAGATAGAAGAAGAAGTAACGAATAACAATAAAAAGATACCTGTAAAATTGTTCTTTTTGAATGGAAAGAAATTATTAAAAGAGAAGAAAAAGGTAAAGAAATTATACAAAACATTGAAGGAACATCCATATCTAAAAGAGTATTATAGATACCTACTAATGTTGAAATGGATGTATAAAGCAGAAACGTATGAAGAAGGGAAAAGAAGATTACACATATTGATAGGGAAGATGGAAGAAAGTGAAGATCCTCAGGTATGGAGATGGGCCAAAACATATATAAGGTGGGAAAAAGAAATACTCCAATATTTCGTTAATAGAACAACGACGGTTAAAGTAGAAGGACGTCATACGCACATAAAATTAATAAAAAGAATAAGTTTTGGATTCAAGGAAGTTTTGAGATATACCAAAAAAGTTCTATTAGGAGTGATGCCAGAAAGATTCATAAAACTACCAAATTTCATCACAGAAGGAACAACATATTGTAAACAGTTATCCTTTCTGAGCTGA
- the wecB gene encoding non-hydrolyzing UDP-N-acetylglucosamine 2-epimerase, whose protein sequence is MKTAMIFGTRPEAIKMAPLYKKMKEENMEVKVIATAQHREMLDQVLNLFEIKPDYDLNIMTKNQTLPQLTSKLVTEIDKILKIEPFDYILVQGDTTSTFVGSLAAFYNKIFVGHVEAGLRTNDIYNPFPEEMNRRLTGTIAKHHFASTQKAKDNLLKEGVEEKNIIVTGNTVIDALLWVKENKNKDIEKIKEKYNIKNKKFILITMHRRENWGKPIENVMKAIKRYLHENEEMHIVFPVHLNPIVRESVYRILGNEEKAILIDPVEYLEFIALMDESHYIMTDSGGIQEEAPTLGKPTLVLRETTERPEAIEAGTAKLIGTQEEQVYQAMKELETEKYAQMSKASNPFGDGKASQRIVEFLKGTILFNI, encoded by the coding sequence ATGAAAACAGCGATGATATTTGGAACACGGCCAGAAGCAATAAAAATGGCACCGCTATACAAAAAGATGAAAGAAGAAAATATGGAGGTAAAAGTAATAGCAACCGCTCAACACAGAGAAATGCTCGATCAAGTGTTGAATCTTTTCGAAATAAAACCAGACTACGACTTAAATATAATGACAAAAAATCAAACTCTACCACAACTAACTTCAAAACTAGTTACAGAGATAGATAAAATACTAAAAATTGAACCATTCGATTACATACTAGTACAAGGGGATACAACCTCCACTTTTGTTGGAAGTCTCGCTGCTTTTTACAACAAAATATTTGTTGGGCACGTGGAAGCGGGTTTAAGAACGAACGACATATACAACCCCTTCCCAGAAGAAATGAACAGAAGACTAACAGGTACAATTGCAAAGCATCACTTTGCTTCTACCCAAAAGGCAAAAGATAACCTACTAAAAGAAGGTGTAGAAGAAAAAAACATAATAGTAACAGGGAACACGGTTATAGATGCATTACTATGGGTAAAAGAAAATAAAAACAAAGATATAGAAAAGATAAAAGAAAAGTACAACATAAAGAACAAAAAGTTTATCTTAATAACCATGCATAGAAGAGAGAACTGGGGAAAACCGATAGAAAACGTAATGAAAGCGATAAAAAGGTATCTACATGAAAACGAAGAGATGCACATAGTATTTCCAGTTCACTTAAATCCGATAGTGAGAGAAAGTGTGTATAGAATACTTGGGAATGAAGAAAAAGCTATACTGATAGACCCAGTAGAATACTTAGAATTCATAGCGTTAATGGACGAAAGCCATTACATAATGACAGATTCAGGAGGGATACAAGAAGAAGCACCCACATTGGGCAAACCAACGTTGGTGTTAAGAGAAACAACGGAAAGACCCGAAGCTATAGAAGCAGGAACAGCAAAATTAATAGGAACGCAAGAAGAACAAGTGTATCAAGCCATGAAAGAACTAGAAACAGAAAAATATGCACAAATGAGCAAAGCAAGCAATCCTTTTGGAGATGGGAAGGCATCTCAAAGAATCGTTGAATTTTTGAAAGGAACAATTCTATTTAATATTTAA